From Microbacterium sp. 10M-3C3:
CCGCGCGCGTCGACGGTCACGGTCGGGGGAGAGGCCGCCTTCACGGGCGACGTCACCAACTACCACGACCCGCGTCCCGAGGAGCCCGGCGACCGGCGGCATGAGCCGCTCGATCCGGAGCGGTAGCAGTGTTGCTACGGGACGAGCAGACCCGCGAGCGTCGCGGCGGCCAGCACCGCCAGCGTCGCGATGGTCGCGACGTGCCACGTCGTGCGGGTCGCCCCGGGCTCCACGCCGCTGTCGAACAGGCCCGCGTCGCGCAGCTGCTCCCAGTGGGAGCGGATGACGTGCGCGAGCCCGCCCGACGTGGTCGACAGGGCGTCGCTCGGGCGCAGGCTCCCGTGCTCGCCGGCGGCCGACTCGGCGACTCCGTCGAAGTCGGCGCGGGCGAGCCCGAACGCGCGATGGCGGCCCGGCGCGGGGCTGACCCACACGGGCACGCGGCCGTTCGTCGTGAACAGCGTCAGGGCATAGCGCGTGTCGACGCGCTGGATCGCCGGCCACGACACGAACGTCGTGCGCAGCACGTTCACGACCGTGACGCCGTGCTCCTGCACGGCCAGGCGCGGGCGCCAGAACAGCGCCCAGGCCGCGAATCCGACGAAGACCAGGGCCCACGCGTATCGCAGCGCGGACGACGGGTCCTGCCACACCATGACGCCGACACCGACGGCGCACACACCGATGGTCACGACAGCGAGAACCCGACTGGGGATGGGCCGGAAGGTCACCTCTTGGAACGCCACGACCTCAAGCTTCTCAGGGATGGGAACCTCACATGACTGACACCACCGATATCGACCCGACGATCGCGCGCGAGCACGACCAGCTGCCCGAGACGATCCTCGAGGTCTCGAACCTCGGCGTGGAGTTCTGGGTCGACGGGCAGTTCTACCCGGCCGCGATCGACATGAGCTACGTCGTGCGTCGCGGCGAGGTGCTCGCGATCGTCGGCGAGTCCGGCTCGGGCAAGAGCACCAGCTCGATGGCGCTGCTGGGCCTCTTGCCCGACAACGCGCGCGTGACCGGCTCGATCAAGCTCCTCGGCCGCGAGCTGCGCGGCGTCGACGACGCGACGATGCGGAGCCTGCGCGGCAACGACATCGCGGTGATCTTCCAGGAGCCGATGACGGCGTTGAACCCCGTTTACACGGTGGGCTTCCAGATCAGCGAGGCGCTGCGCTCGCACGACCGGATGATGCCGCCGGCCGTGGCGAAGGAGAAGGCGATCGAGCTGCTGCGGCTGGTCGAGATGCCCAATCCTGAGCAGACGTTCCACAAGTACCCCCACCAGCTCTCGGGCGGCCAGCGTCAGCGCGCGATGATCGCGCAGTCGATCTCGTGCGACCCGCTGCTGCTGATCGCCGACGAGCCGACCACGGCGCTCGACGTCACCGTCCAGGCGGAGATCCTCGATCTGCTCCGCAACCTCCACAAGCGCCTCGACTCGGCGATCATCCTCATCACGCACGACATGGGCGTGGTCGCCGACCTCGCCGACCGCATCATGGTGATGAAGAACGGCGTCGTGGTCGAATCCGGCTCGGTGGACGCGATCTTCCATGCGCCGCAGCATCCGTACACGCAGCAGCTCCTCGCCGCCGTCCCGCACCTCGGCCAGGGCGTCGCCGACGCGGAGGACCTCGTCGCCGCGGTGGAGGGCCTCGGTGAGGTGCCCGTCGAGGTGACCGAGCGCGAGCCGGAGCGGGTCGCCGAGCGCGAGCCCGTGCTGAGCTTCCGCGACGTCGCGATCGAGTACCCCAAGCGTGGACGCATCCCCGCCTTCCGGGCCGCGGAGAACATCAGCCTCGACATCTACCCCGGCGAGATCATGGGTCTGGTGGGGGAGTCCGGCTCGGGCAAGACCACCCTCGGTCGTGCCGCGATCGGTCTGCTGCCGATCGCGGAGGGGACCCTCCGCACCGTCGGCGTCGACATCTCGAACGCCCGGCCGAAGGACCTGTTCCCGATCCGTCGCCGCACCGGCATCGTGTTCCAGGATCCGGCGTCGTCGCTGAACCCCCGCATGCCGATCGGCCAGTCGATCGGCGAGCCGATCCTCCTGGCCGGGGAGGCGAAGGGCAAGGACCTGGATCGCCGCGTCGAGTCGCTCCTGTCGCAGGTGGAGCTGCCGGCCTCGTACCGCAACCGCTTCCCGCACGAGCTGTCCGGCGGCCAGCGTCAGCGCGTCGGCATCGCGCGCGCCCTCGCCCTCGCGCCCGAGCTGCTCATCGCGGATGAGCCCACCTCGGCGCTGGACGTCTCGGTGCAGGCGCGCTTCCTCGACCTTCTGCAGGACCTGCAGGAGAAGCTGCAGTTCGCGTGCCTGTTCGTCAGCCACGACCTCGCCGTCGTCGACATCCTCGCCCACCGCATCTCCGTGATGCACCGCGGCCACATCGTCGAGCAGGGTACGCGCGAGGAGATCCTCCGCGCCCCGCGCGAGGCGTACACGCGACGCCTCATCGCCGCCGTGCCGGTGCCCGACCCCGAGGAGCAGGCGCTGCGCCGCGAAGCGCGCCGCCTCGTGCTCGCCGGCGGCGCCGACGAGGCGAGCGCGGCGGATGCCGAGGTCACCCCCGCCGCGGGCGGTGCGACCGTCGCCGACCAGCGTCGCGACGGCGGCAGCAGCGCGATCGGCGGCTGACCCGCTGCCGGGAGCCGGCGCGCCGCCGGTAGAATGGGTGGCGCCCGGCTCCGGGCGCACTCCCGAAACCAAGGATTCCTTCATGGCGCACGCCCTCCGCCCGGACCTCCGCAACGTCGCGATCGTCGCGCACGTCGACCACGGCAAGACGACCCTCGTCGACGCGATGCTCCGGCAGACCGGCTCGTTCGGCGAGCACGCGCACGTCGAAGAGCGTGCGATGGACTCGAACGATCTCGAGCGCGAGAAGGGCATCACGATCCTCGCCAAGAACACGGCGATCACCTACAACGGTGCCCACACCGACGAGCCGGTGACGATCAACGTCATCGACACCCCCGGTCACGCCGATTTCGGCGGCGAGGTCGAGCGCGGCCTGTCGATGGTGGACGGCGTCGTGCTGCTCGTGGACGCTTCGGAGGGCCCGCTCCCGCAGACGCGCTTCGTGCTCCGCAAGGCGCTCGAGGCGAAGCTCCCCGTCATCCTGCTCGTCAACAAGACCGACCGGCCCGACGCGCGCATCGCTGAGGTCGAGGAGGAGAGCCACGATCTGCTGCTCGGCCTCGCCTCCGACCTGCAGGACGACGTGCCAGACCTCGACGTGGACGCCCTGCTGGACGTCCCTGTCGTCTACGCGTCCGGCCGCGCCGGCGCCGCGTCGCGCAACCGTCCCGCCAACGGCGAGCTGCCCGACAACGACGACCTCGAGCCGCTGTTCGAGGCCATCCTCGAGCACGTGCCCGCGCCGTGGTACGACGACGACGCGCCGCTGCAGGCGTGGGTGACGAACCTTGACTCGAGCCCCTTCCTCGGCCGCCTCGCGCTGCTGCGCGTGTTCAACGGGAAGCTGAAGAAGGGCCAGACGGTGGCGTGGGTGCGCTCCGACGGCTCCACGAGCACCGCTCGCATCACCGAACTCCTGAAGACCCGCGCGCTCGAGCGCTATCCGGCGGAGGACGCCGGCCCCGGCGACATCGTCGCGATCGCGGGCTTCCCCGACATCACGATCGGCGAGACGATCGCCGACCCCGAGGACATCCGGCCGCTCCCGGCGATCACGGTCGACGACCCCGCCATCTCGATGACGATCGGCACGAACACGTCGCCGCTGGTCGGGAAGGTGAAGGGGCACAAGCTCACCGCGCGCATGGTGAAGGACCGTCTCGACCGCGAGCTCATCGGAAACGTCTCGCTCAAGGTCGTCGACATCGGTCGTCCCGACGCGTGGGAGGTGCAGGGCCGCGGCGAGCTGGCGCTGGCGATCCTCGTGGAGAACATGCGTCGCGAAGGCTTCGAGCTCACCGTCGGCAAGCCGCAGGTGGTCACGAAGAAGATCGACGGCAAGACCTACGAGCCCTTCGAGCACCTCACGATCGATGCGCCCGAGGAGTACCTCGGCGCCATCACGCAGCTGCTCGCCGCCCGCAAGGGCCGCATGGACAACATGACGAACCACGGCACCGGCTGGGTGCGGATGGAGTTCGTCGTCCCGTCGCGCGGCCTGATCGGGTTCCGCACCGAGTTCCTCACCACGACCCGCGGCACAGGCATCGCCAACGCGATCTCGCACGGCTACGAGCCGTGGGCGGGCCACATCGTCACGCGCCAGAACGGCTCGATCGTCGCCGACCGCTCGGGCGTCGTCACGCCGTTCGCGATCATCGCCCTGCAGGAGCGCATGTCGTTCTTCGTGCAGCCGGGCGACGAGGTCTACGAGGGCATGGTCATCGGCGAGAACTCGCGCGCGGACGACATGGACGTCAACATCACCAAGGAGAAGAAGCTCACCAACATGCGCTCCTCCACGGCCGACACGTTCGAGTCGATGACCCCGCCGCGCCAGCTCTCGCTCGAGGAGAGCCTGGAGTTCGCGCGCGAGGACGAGTGCGTCGAGGTGACGCCCGAGAAGGTGCGCATCCGCAAGGTCGTGCTCGACGCGACCGAGCGGGGCCGCGCGACCGCCCGGCTCAAGCGCCAGGACGCCAACGCCTGAGCGCGGGGGCGTGCCGGATGCAGCGCGTCAGCGCAGCTCGGAGACGAGTACGGCGCGCGTGCCGGGCGTGAGCGCCTCGAACACGTGCGGCGCGTCGCCGGGGTAGGAGAGGTAGTCGCCGGGGCCGAGCTCGTACGGCGCGTCCTCCGGGCCGACGCGCG
This genomic window contains:
- a CDS encoding PH domain-containing protein, yielding MAFQEVTFRPIPSRVLAVVTIGVCAVGVGVMVWQDPSSALRYAWALVFVGFAAWALFWRPRLAVQEHGVTVVNVLRTTFVSWPAIQRVDTRYALTLFTTNGRVPVWVSPAPGRHRAFGLARADFDGVAESAAGEHGSLRPSDALSTTSGGLAHVIRSHWEQLRDAGLFDSGVEPGATRTTWHVATIATLAVLAAATLAGLLVP
- a CDS encoding ABC transporter ATP-binding protein, yielding MTDTTDIDPTIAREHDQLPETILEVSNLGVEFWVDGQFYPAAIDMSYVVRRGEVLAIVGESGSGKSTSSMALLGLLPDNARVTGSIKLLGRELRGVDDATMRSLRGNDIAVIFQEPMTALNPVYTVGFQISEALRSHDRMMPPAVAKEKAIELLRLVEMPNPEQTFHKYPHQLSGGQRQRAMIAQSISCDPLLLIADEPTTALDVTVQAEILDLLRNLHKRLDSAIILITHDMGVVADLADRIMVMKNGVVVESGSVDAIFHAPQHPYTQQLLAAVPHLGQGVADAEDLVAAVEGLGEVPVEVTEREPERVAEREPVLSFRDVAIEYPKRGRIPAFRAAENISLDIYPGEIMGLVGESGSGKTTLGRAAIGLLPIAEGTLRTVGVDISNARPKDLFPIRRRTGIVFQDPASSLNPRMPIGQSIGEPILLAGEAKGKDLDRRVESLLSQVELPASYRNRFPHELSGGQRQRVGIARALALAPELLIADEPTSALDVSVQARFLDLLQDLQEKLQFACLFVSHDLAVVDILAHRISVMHRGHIVEQGTREEILRAPREAYTRRLIAAVPVPDPEEQALRREARRLVLAGGADEASAADAEVTPAAGGATVADQRRDGGSSAIGG
- the typA gene encoding translational GTPase TypA encodes the protein MAHALRPDLRNVAIVAHVDHGKTTLVDAMLRQTGSFGEHAHVEERAMDSNDLEREKGITILAKNTAITYNGAHTDEPVTINVIDTPGHADFGGEVERGLSMVDGVVLLVDASEGPLPQTRFVLRKALEAKLPVILLVNKTDRPDARIAEVEEESHDLLLGLASDLQDDVPDLDVDALLDVPVVYASGRAGAASRNRPANGELPDNDDLEPLFEAILEHVPAPWYDDDAPLQAWVTNLDSSPFLGRLALLRVFNGKLKKGQTVAWVRSDGSTSTARITELLKTRALERYPAEDAGPGDIVAIAGFPDITIGETIADPEDIRPLPAITVDDPAISMTIGTNTSPLVGKVKGHKLTARMVKDRLDRELIGNVSLKVVDIGRPDAWEVQGRGELALAILVENMRREGFELTVGKPQVVTKKIDGKTYEPFEHLTIDAPEEYLGAITQLLAARKGRMDNMTNHGTGWVRMEFVVPSRGLIGFRTEFLTTTRGTGIANAISHGYEPWAGHIVTRQNGSIVADRSGVVTPFAIIALQERMSFFVQPGDEVYEGMVIGENSRADDMDVNITKEKKLTNMRSSTADTFESMTPPRQLSLEESLEFAREDECVEVTPEKVRIRKVVLDATERGRATARLKRQDANA